A genomic window from Streptomyces sp. NBC_00234 includes:
- a CDS encoding ATP-dependent Clp protease ATP-binding subunit yields MFERFTDRARRVVVLAQEEARMLNHNYIGTEHILLGLIHEGEGVAAKALESLGISLEAVRQQVEEIIGQGQQAPSGHIPFTPRAKKVLELSLREALQLGHNYIGTEHILLGLIREGEGVAAQVLVKLGADLNRVRQQVIQLLSGYSGGKEAATAGGPAEGTPSTSLVLDQFGRNLTQAARESKLDPVIGREKEIERVMQVLSRRTKNNPVLIGEPGVGKTAVVEGLAQAIVKGEVPETLKDKHLYTLDLGALVAGSRYRGDFEERLKKVLKEIRTRGDIILFIDELHTLVGAGAAEGAIDAASILKPMLARGELQTIGATTLDEYRKHLEKDAALERRFQPIQVAEPSLPHTIEILKGLRDRYEAHHRVSITDEALVQAATLADRYISDRFLPDKAIDLIDEAGSRMRIRRMTAPPDLREFDEKIAGVRRDKESAIDSQDFEKAASLRDKEKQLLAAKTKREKEWKAGDMDVVAEVDGELIAEVLATATGIPVFKLTEEESSRLLRMEDELHKRVIGQKDAIKALSQAIRRTRAGLKDPKRPGGSFIFAGPSGVGKTELSKTLAEFLFGDEDALISLDMSEFSEKHTVSRLFGSPPGYVGYEEGGQLTEKVRRKPFSVVLFDEVEKAHPDIFNSLLQILEDGRLTDSQGRVVDFKNTVIIMTTNLGTRDISKGFNLGFAAQGDVKTNYERMKVKVNEELKQHFRPEFLNRVDDTVVFHQLTEEDIIQIVDLMVAKVDERLKDRDMGIELSAEAKALLAKKGYDPVMGARPLRRTIQREIEDILSEKILFGELRPGHIVVVGTEGEGEEKKFSFRGEEKSALPDVPPIEQAAGGAGPNMTKDAS; encoded by the coding sequence ATGTTCGAGAGGTTCACCGACCGCGCGCGGCGGGTTGTCGTCCTGGCTCAGGAAGAAGCCCGGATGCTCAACCACAACTACATCGGCACCGAGCACATCCTCCTGGGCCTGATCCACGAGGGTGAGGGTGTCGCCGCTAAGGCCCTGGAGAGCCTCGGGATTTCGCTCGAGGCGGTCCGCCAGCAGGTGGAGGAGATCATCGGTCAGGGCCAGCAGGCCCCGTCCGGGCACATCCCCTTCACTCCCCGAGCCAAGAAGGTCCTGGAGCTCTCGCTCCGCGAGGCCCTTCAGCTGGGCCACAACTACATCGGCACCGAGCACATCCTGCTCGGCCTGATCCGCGAGGGCGAGGGCGTCGCAGCCCAGGTCCTCGTGAAGCTGGGCGCCGACCTGAACCGGGTGCGGCAGCAGGTCATCCAGCTGCTCTCCGGGTACTCGGGAGGCAAGGAGGCGGCCACAGCAGGCGGCCCCGCGGAGGGCACGCCCTCCACGTCCCTGGTGCTCGACCAGTTCGGCCGGAATCTCACCCAGGCCGCTCGTGAATCCAAGCTCGACCCGGTCATCGGGCGCGAGAAGGAGATCGAGCGGGTCATGCAGGTGCTGTCCCGCCGTACCAAGAACAACCCGGTTCTCATCGGCGAGCCCGGCGTCGGCAAGACGGCGGTCGTCGAGGGCCTGGCACAGGCCATCGTCAAGGGCGAGGTGCCCGAGACCCTCAAGGACAAGCACCTCTACACGCTCGACCTCGGCGCCCTGGTCGCGGGTTCCCGCTACCGCGGTGACTTCGAGGAGCGCCTGAAGAAGGTCCTCAAGGAGATCCGCACCCGCGGCGACATCATCCTGTTCATCGACGAGCTCCACACCCTGGTGGGTGCGGGCGCCGCCGAGGGCGCGATCGACGCCGCGAGCATCCTCAAGCCCATGCTGGCGCGAGGCGAGCTCCAGACCATCGGTGCCACGACGCTCGACGAGTACCGCAAGCACCTGGAGAAGGACGCCGCTCTCGAGCGACGCTTCCAGCCCATCCAGGTCGCGGAGCCGTCGCTGCCGCACACCATCGAGATCCTCAAGGGCCTCCGCGACCGTTACGAGGCCCACCACCGGGTCTCCATCACGGACGAGGCGCTGGTCCAGGCCGCGACGCTGGCCGACCGGTACATCTCGGACCGCTTCCTGCCGGACAAGGCGATCGACCTGATCGACGAGGCCGGCTCCCGGATGCGCATCCGCCGGATGACCGCGCCGCCGGACCTCCGCGAGTTCGACGAGAAGATCGCGGGTGTCCGCCGCGACAAGGAGTCGGCGATCGACTCCCAGGACTTCGAGAAGGCGGCGTCTCTCCGCGACAAGGAGAAGCAGCTGCTGGCGGCGAAGACCAAGCGGGAGAAGGAGTGGAAGGCCGGCGACATGGACGTCGTCGCCGAGGTCGACGGCGAGCTCATCGCCGAAGTCCTGGCCACGGCCACCGGCATCCCGGTCTTCAAGCTGACGGAGGAGGAGTCCTCCCGTCTGCTGCGTATGGAAGACGAGCTCCACAAGCGCGTCATCGGCCAGAAGGACGCCATCAAGGCCCTCTCGCAGGCGATCCGCCGTACGCGAGCCGGTCTGAAGGACCCGAAGCGCCCCGGTGGCTCGTTCATCTTCGCCGGTCCGTCCGGTGTCGGTAAGACGGAGCTCTCCAAGACGCTCGCCGAATTCCTCTTCGGCGACGAGGACGCACTGATCTCCCTCGATATGTCGGAGTTCAGTGAGAAGCACACGGTTTCCCGCCTCTTCGGTTCGCCCCCCGGTTACGTGGGTTACGAAGAGGGCGGACAGCTCACCGAGAAGGTGCGCCGCAAGCCGTTCTCCGTCGTCCTCTTCGACGAGGTCGAGAAGGCCCACCCCGATATCTTCAATTCCCTGCTCCAGATTCTGGAAGACGGTCGCCTGACCGACTCCCAGGGCCGGGTCGTGGACTTCAAGAACACGGTCATCATCATGACGACCAACCTCGGGACCCGGGACATCTCCAAGGGCTTCAACCTGGGCTTCGCCGCCCAGGGCGACGTCAAGACGAACTACGAGCGGATGAAGGTCAAGGTCAACGAAGAGCTCAAGCAGCACTTCAGGCCCGAGTTCCTCAACCGCGTCGACGACACGGTCGTCTTCCACCAGCTGACCGAGGAAGACATCATCCAGATCGTCGACCTCATGGTCGCCAAGGTGGACGAGCGTCTCAAGGACCGCGACATGGGCATCGAGCTCAGTGCCGAGGCCAAGGCGCTCCTGGCGAAGAAGGGTTACGACCCCGTGATGGGCGCCCGGCCGCTGCGCCGGACGATCCAGCGCGAGATCGAGGACATCCTCTCCGAGAAGATCCTCTTCGGTGAGCTGCGTCCCGGTCACATCGTGGTCGTCGGCACGGAGGGCGAGGGCGAGGAGAAGAAGTTCTCGTTCCGCGGCGAGGAGAAGTCGGCACTGCCCGACGTTCCTCCGATCGAGCAGGCGGCAGGCGGCGCCGGCCCGAACATGACGAAGGACGCCTCGTAG
- a CDS encoding M23 family metallopeptidase produces the protein MSKRVTFQQSARPSLSRVRGTVVAASVGASMVLGAGAAFAASGTASTTGTAALAGTVTAQSVAKQAQSQSKAATSAKQAAAEKSAKAKQAAKKKAAAAKKKASSWEAPVEKYTLSATYGTGGSRWAHKHSGQDFAVPIGTKVEAAHAGTVVKAGPNGGGDGPAYGNAIVIKHSNGKYSQYAHLSKINVKIGQTVKTGQKIALSGNTGNSSGPHLHFEIRTTPNYGSALNPVSFLRSVNVSI, from the coding sequence ATGTCGAAGCGCGTTACGTTCCAGCAGTCCGCCCGCCCGTCCCTGTCCCGAGTCCGTGGCACCGTGGTCGCCGCTTCCGTGGGTGCATCGATGGTGCTCGGTGCGGGCGCGGCGTTCGCGGCCTCCGGTACGGCGAGCACCACCGGTACCGCGGCTCTCGCGGGCACCGTTACCGCCCAGTCCGTCGCCAAGCAGGCGCAGTCGCAGAGCAAGGCGGCCACGTCCGCGAAGCAGGCGGCGGCCGAGAAGTCGGCGAAGGCGAAGCAGGCGGCGAAGAAGAAGGCCGCCGCCGCGAAGAAGAAGGCTTCCTCCTGGGAAGCCCCGGTCGAGAAGTACACGCTGAGCGCCACCTACGGCACCGGCGGCTCCCGCTGGGCCCACAAGCACTCCGGCCAGGACTTCGCCGTCCCGATCGGCACCAAGGTCGAGGCCGCGCACGCCGGCACCGTCGTCAAGGCGGGCCCGAACGGCGGCGGCGACGGCCCCGCGTACGGCAACGCCATCGTGATCAAGCACTCCAACGGCAAGTACTCGCAGTACGCGCACCTGTCGAAGATCAACGTGAAGATCGGCCAGACCGTGAAGACCGGCCAGAAGATCGCCCTGTCCGGCAACACCGGAAACTCCAGCGGCCCGCACCTTCACTTCGAGATCCGGACCACCCCGAACTACGGTTCCGCGCTGAACCCGGTCTCGTTCCTGCGCTCCGTCAACGTCTCCATCTGA
- a CDS encoding SCO3374 family protein, with protein sequence MALTVPPPRSSPDADDWARWYGRELGWATAEGPPVRLLTGLRFDVLELPADAGHAALRRLGRTGPVAVDGQRMRLLVAAGSSDELPGLLDWLEWGGIALDLTAVGAGGRITAPAPPGWTSGSPGAALWLRPPEPRHEVEPMLPALVGLGNRGGDVPDLARLVDVAATECHRARLTRARTGLLTDRPAAQPLAFS encoded by the coding sequence ATGGCCCTCACCGTCCCGCCTCCCCGCTCGTCGCCCGACGCCGACGACTGGGCGCGCTGGTACGGGCGCGAGCTGGGCTGGGCCACGGCCGAGGGCCCACCGGTGCGGCTGCTCACCGGGCTGCGCTTCGACGTGCTGGAGCTGCCTGCCGACGCCGGTCACGCCGCGCTGCGAAGGCTGGGGCGTACGGGTCCTGTGGCAGTCGACGGGCAGCGGATGCGGCTGCTGGTGGCCGCGGGAAGCTCCGATGAACTGCCGGGACTGCTCGACTGGCTGGAGTGGGGCGGAATCGCCCTGGATCTGACCGCCGTAGGCGCCGGCGGACGGATCACCGCCCCGGCACCGCCCGGCTGGACGTCGGGCTCGCCGGGGGCCGCGCTCTGGCTGCGGCCCCCCGAGCCGAGGCATGAGGTCGAGCCTATGCTCCCGGCCCTCGTCGGACTCGGGAACAGGGGTGGGGATGTTCCCGATCTCGCACGGCTGGTGGATGTCGCCGCGACGGAATGCCACCGGGCGCGACTGACGCGTGCCCGGACCGGGCTGCTGACCGATAGGCCGGCAGCTCAGCCGTTGGCCTTCTCGTAA
- a CDS encoding NACHT domain-containing protein, with translation MRDVRPGDRTVVVLGAGSVQGSGVLLTDRLVLTCAHVVKGGSRGRVAHPGLAEHRDAAVSWIDHDLDAALLLTAEPVLPVPPVRLGALDSGQALRDCEITGFPDIQRYGSGGHLEADQYTATVLPMAGRVRSLMVCELDGPPPATDGHGAPALRGLSGGPVFAGSVLLGIARQIPRQRGGGRVECVALPLLAAARPVQLLYEQATGRPLRYEKVHGHHPRDQQYEADYAASVGAAYRRTKVFGLDELNRNETEWDLDTAYLSLEAQPPDDGAEHRPPPVPQRIDALLSDRPRVLLRGNAGAGKTTLIWWLAAHAAARTLPDRLDALNGLVPFVVPLRTLRARGGTFPGPAGLPAAARLVVDEPPEGWAGRVLESGRALLLVDGLDEVPREDRDEAHDWLSRLLERYPGTRCVATVRPLAVEPDWLRSQDFEELRLLPMRNEDIRSFVGAWHRAARLDSDDHEHLGELEQDLTHRFTQNTALLDLARTPLLCAVICALHRRRQGFLPETRWKLYRSALDMLLGNRDKRRRIDAPEGITMDVEEQTQLLQRIAVWLVREGQSEFSRAQALRQLDRALSGMERVRVQGTAEEILTHLLNRSGLLQERADDTYQFAHRTFQDFLAAKELIEDDHLNELLRHAAEEQWQDVILLAAGHCGRRELPFLVNGLLDAGLAVPEGSLARTELHVLAALCEQHAAWLDGAVRERVRRHTADLFPPRTFEDVAVLARLETAALGLLPAPADLPEDSDTPFDVARLISAIGGAEAVPYARKWAETHPSTNPVFARTWSCYPTELYAREVLDRIDPRYPAVTVSTADHLAALHHAPSLAFVELLGPFTDADLQASLRGVSPVHLLITSNPELTDLAFLGICGKRLTDLTVKGCPRIASLASLAGLAALRRLTLDTRFLPGRALEALSSLTELRSLTLSPTSADRLGDLPAHPRVPALRIWPDRPFAMEGLEAWTGLTSLGLHTGFPSTGLSAALRASPGITDLDLSTPALNQLLMGEALPHITGLGFHSLHSSEVEAIVRTFPALSSLRVRLGARRPEPLDLSPLRALPGCRVTVDDAYSEIVGTEGIDLTL, from the coding sequence GTGAGAGACGTACGGCCCGGGGACCGCACGGTCGTCGTGCTCGGCGCAGGCTCCGTACAGGGCAGCGGTGTGCTGCTCACCGACCGGCTGGTGCTGACCTGCGCCCATGTGGTCAAGGGCGGCAGCCGCGGTCGTGTGGCGCACCCCGGCCTGGCGGAGCACCGGGACGCCGCGGTCAGCTGGATCGACCACGACCTGGACGCCGCCCTCCTCCTCACCGCGGAGCCGGTGCTGCCCGTCCCGCCGGTACGGCTGGGCGCCCTCGACAGCGGCCAGGCGCTCCGGGACTGCGAGATCACCGGCTTCCCGGACATCCAGCGGTACGGCTCCGGAGGGCATCTGGAGGCCGACCAGTACACGGCCACGGTCCTGCCCATGGCGGGCCGGGTGCGCAGCCTGATGGTCTGCGAACTCGACGGCCCGCCCCCCGCCACCGACGGCCACGGCGCCCCCGCGCTCCGGGGCCTGTCCGGCGGCCCCGTCTTCGCGGGGAGCGTCCTGCTCGGCATCGCCCGCCAGATCCCCCGGCAGCGCGGCGGCGGACGGGTGGAGTGCGTCGCGCTCCCCCTGCTCGCCGCCGCCCGCCCGGTGCAGCTCCTGTACGAGCAGGCCACCGGCAGGCCGCTGAGGTACGAGAAGGTCCACGGCCACCACCCGAGGGACCAGCAGTACGAGGCGGACTACGCGGCCTCGGTCGGCGCCGCCTACCGGCGCACGAAGGTCTTCGGCCTCGACGAGCTGAACAGGAACGAGACCGAGTGGGACCTGGACACCGCGTACCTGAGCCTGGAGGCCCAGCCTCCCGACGACGGCGCGGAGCACCGGCCACCTCCGGTGCCGCAGCGCATCGACGCCCTGCTCTCCGACCGCCCCCGGGTCCTGCTGCGGGGCAACGCGGGCGCCGGAAAGACCACCCTGATCTGGTGGCTGGCTGCGCACGCCGCGGCCCGCACCCTCCCCGACCGCTTGGACGCCCTCAACGGCCTGGTGCCGTTCGTCGTCCCGCTGCGCACCCTGCGCGCCCGGGGCGGCACCTTCCCCGGGCCCGCCGGGCTGCCCGCAGCGGCCCGGCTGGTCGTCGACGAGCCCCCGGAGGGCTGGGCGGGCCGGGTCCTGGAATCCGGCCGGGCACTGCTGCTGGTCGACGGCCTGGACGAGGTCCCGCGGGAGGACCGCGACGAGGCGCACGACTGGCTGTCCCGGCTGCTGGAGCGCTACCCGGGCACCCGGTGCGTGGCGACCGTACGCCCCCTGGCCGTCGAACCGGACTGGCTGCGGTCGCAGGACTTCGAGGAGTTACGGCTCCTCCCGATGCGGAATGAGGACATCCGGTCCTTTGTGGGTGCGTGGCACAGAGCCGCACGGCTGGACAGTGACGACCACGAGCACCTGGGCGAGCTGGAACAGGACCTCACGCACCGTTTCACCCAGAACACCGCCCTGCTCGACCTCGCCCGCACCCCCCTGCTCTGCGCGGTGATCTGCGCCCTGCACCGCCGGCGCCAGGGATTCCTGCCGGAAACCCGCTGGAAGCTGTACCGCTCCGCCCTCGACATGCTGCTGGGCAACCGCGACAAACGCCGCAGGATCGACGCCCCCGAGGGCATCACGATGGACGTCGAGGAACAGACCCAGCTGCTCCAGCGCATCGCGGTCTGGCTGGTCCGCGAGGGCCAGTCGGAATTCTCCCGCGCCCAGGCCCTGCGGCAGCTGGACCGTGCCCTGTCCGGCATGGAACGGGTACGCGTCCAGGGCACCGCCGAGGAGATCCTGACGCACCTCCTGAACCGCAGCGGCCTCCTCCAGGAACGCGCCGACGACACCTACCAGTTCGCCCACCGCACCTTCCAGGACTTCCTCGCCGCGAAGGAGTTGATCGAGGACGACCATCTGAACGAGCTGCTGCGGCACGCCGCGGAGGAGCAGTGGCAGGACGTGATCCTGCTGGCGGCCGGGCACTGCGGGCGGCGCGAACTCCCTTTCCTGGTCAACGGCTTGCTCGACGCCGGGCTGGCCGTGCCCGAGGGCTCCCTCGCGCGTACGGAACTCCATGTCCTGGCGGCCCTCTGCGAACAGCACGCGGCCTGGCTCGACGGAGCCGTCCGGGAGCGGGTCCGCCGGCACACCGCGGACCTCTTCCCGCCCCGCACCTTCGAGGACGTGGCGGTCCTGGCCCGGCTCGAAACCGCGGCTCTGGGCCTCCTGCCCGCACCCGCCGACCTCCCGGAGGACTCGGACACCCCCTTCGACGTCGCCCGGCTGATCAGCGCGATCGGCGGCGCCGAAGCCGTCCCGTACGCGCGGAAGTGGGCCGAGACGCACCCCTCCACCAACCCCGTCTTCGCACGCACCTGGTCCTGCTACCCCACGGAGCTGTACGCGAGAGAGGTCCTGGACCGGATCGATCCGCGCTACCCCGCGGTCACGGTCTCCACGGCCGACCACCTGGCCGCACTGCACCACGCGCCCAGCCTGGCCTTCGTCGAGCTGCTCGGCCCCTTCACGGATGCCGACCTCCAGGCGTCCCTGCGGGGGGTCAGCCCGGTACATCTGCTCATCACGTCCAACCCCGAGCTGACCGATCTGGCCTTCCTCGGCATCTGCGGGAAACGGCTCACCGACCTCACGGTCAAGGGCTGCCCCCGGATCGCCTCCCTGGCGTCCCTGGCCGGGCTTGCAGCGCTCCGCCGCCTGACTCTGGACACCCGGTTCCTCCCCGGCCGGGCACTGGAGGCACTGAGCTCGCTCACCGAACTGCGCTCGCTGACCCTGTCGCCCACGTCGGCGGACCGTCTCGGCGACCTCCCCGCGCATCCGCGGGTACCCGCGCTGCGGATCTGGCCCGACCGGCCCTTCGCCATGGAGGGCCTCGAAGCCTGGACGGGCCTGACCTCGCTCGGGCTCCACACCGGTTTCCCTTCCACCGGCCTCTCCGCCGCCCTGCGAGCCAGTCCCGGCATCACCGACCTCGACCTCTCCACGCCCGCCTTGAATCAGCTCCTCATGGGCGAGGCCCTCCCCCACATCACCGGCCTGGGCTTCCATTCCCTGCACAGCAGCGAAGTCGAGGCGATCGTCAGGACGTTTCCGGCCCTGTCCTCCCTGCGGGTACGACTCGGTGCGAGAAGGCCGGAGCCCCTCGATCTGAGCCCGCTCCGGGCCCTGCCCGGCTGCCGGGTGACCGTCGACGACGCGTACTCGGAGATCGTCGGCACCGAAGGCATCGACCTCACGCTCTGA
- a CDS encoding TetR/AcrR family transcriptional regulator → MGSTSQPRRGNTRQRIQDVALRLFAEQGYEKTSLREIAEQLDVTKAALYYHFKTKEDILNSIFEDLNRPVEELIVWGKEQPRTLETKKEILVRYSDALAGAAPLFRFMQENQATVRDLSIGETIKGRVIALVDLIKDPEASLTDQVRCISALFTMHAGMFALKDIDGDPEEKRKAVLEVAVELVTRAHDPGHTA, encoded by the coding sequence ATGGGCAGCACGTCGCAGCCACGGCGCGGAAACACGCGCCAGCGCATTCAGGACGTGGCCCTGAGGCTCTTCGCCGAGCAGGGGTACGAGAAGACCTCGCTCCGCGAGATCGCCGAGCAGCTCGATGTCACCAAGGCGGCCCTGTACTACCACTTCAAAACCAAGGAAGACATCCTCAACAGCATCTTCGAGGACCTCAACCGGCCCGTCGAAGAGCTGATCGTCTGGGGCAAGGAGCAGCCGCGCACCCTGGAGACGAAGAAGGAGATCCTGGTCCGCTACAGCGACGCGCTCGCCGGCGCCGCCCCGCTCTTCCGCTTCATGCAGGAGAACCAGGCGACCGTACGCGATCTGAGCATCGGCGAGACGATCAAGGGCCGGGTCATAGCCCTGGTCGACCTGATCAAGGACCCCGAGGCGTCCCTCACCGACCAGGTGCGCTGCATCAGCGCGCTCTTCACGATGCACGCCGGCATGTTCGCCCTGAAAGACATCGACGGCGACCCCGAGGAGAAGCGCAAGGCTGTCCTCGAAGTCGCCGTCGAACTGGTCACCCGGGCACACGACCCGGGTCACACCGCATAG
- a CDS encoding trypco2 family protein, whose protein sequence is MAGDDTDDTRGPDGIELADAVESIRNQLIDAATRATGRPVSFEVGDIHMEFTLELRKEAKGGTKVKAWVVEAGADASRATAHTHKVAFTLTPRNAVTGAAWEIGHEDGGSTEHFGRGRGRGPGRP, encoded by the coding sequence ATGGCCGGCGACGACACCGACGACACCCGCGGCCCGGACGGCATCGAGCTCGCCGACGCCGTCGAGTCCATCCGCAACCAGCTCATCGACGCGGCCACCCGCGCCACCGGCCGCCCCGTCTCCTTCGAGGTCGGTGACATCCACATGGAGTTCACGCTGGAGCTGCGCAAGGAGGCCAAGGGCGGCACGAAGGTCAAGGCATGGGTGGTGGAGGCGGGCGCCGACGCCTCGCGGGCGACGGCGCACACGCACAAGGTCGCGTTCACGCTCACCCCCCGCAACGCCGTGACCGGAGCGGCCTGGGAGATCGGGCACGAGGACGGCGGCAGCACGGAGCACTTCGGGCGGGGCCGCGGCCGCGGACCGGGCCGGCCGTGA